The following proteins are encoded in a genomic region of Streptomyces collinus Tu 365:
- a CDS encoding GAF domain-containing protein has protein sequence MSYEPPRPVRGLLLTPEDKEAPARVSRLRRLGLGSRPEPGLDAFADHLAQLTGAPYAMVNFIGADHQFFAGLRTPLTAPVLRADGTRPEVGRVMPRDHGFCPHVVVRRKALVLEDVRDYPRFAGNPVVDDYGIRSYLGAPVFDGSGMALGTVCAFDVAPRAWGRSGLETIKALAAEVAVRIQRSADDGLPI, from the coding sequence ATGAGCTACGAGCCGCCCCGCCCGGTCCGCGGCCTGCTGCTCACCCCCGAGGACAAGGAGGCACCCGCCCGCGTCTCCCGGCTGCGCCGGCTCGGCCTCGGCAGCCGGCCCGAGCCCGGTCTCGACGCCTTCGCGGACCACCTCGCCCAGCTCACCGGGGCGCCGTACGCCATGGTCAACTTCATCGGGGCGGACCACCAGTTCTTCGCGGGCCTGCGCACCCCGCTGACCGCGCCCGTGCTCCGGGCGGACGGCACCAGGCCCGAGGTCGGCCGGGTCATGCCGCGCGACCACGGCTTCTGCCCGCACGTGGTGGTCCGCCGCAAGGCGCTGGTGCTGGAGGACGTGCGGGACTACCCCCGTTTCGCCGGCAACCCGGTCGTGGACGACTACGGCATCCGGTCGTATCTCGGCGCCCCGGTCTTCGACGGCTCCGGCATGGCGCTCGGCACCGTCTGCGCCTTCGACGTGGCGCCGCGCGCCTGGGGGCGCTCCGGGCTCGAGACCATCAAAGCGCTGGCCGCCGAGGTCGCCGTACGCATCCAGCGGTCCGCGGACGACGGCCTGCCCATCTGA
- the tdh gene encoding L-threonine 3-dehydrogenase, which translates to MKALVKEKAEPGLWLTDVPEPAIGPGDVLIKVMRTGICGTDLHIRAWDGWAQQAISTPLVLGHEFVGQVVETGRDVTEIRVGDRVSGEGHLVCGKCRNCLAGRRHLCRATVGLGVGRDGAFAEYVALPASNVWVHRVAVDLDVAAIFDPFGNAVHTALSFPLVGEDVLITGAGPIGLMAAAVARHAGARNVVVTDVSEERLELARKIGATLALNVSRSSIADGQRELGLREGFDIGLEMSGRPEAMRDMIANMTHGGRIAMLGLPAEEFPVDWARIVTSMITIKGIYGREMFETWYAMSVLLEGGLDLAPVITGRYGYRDFEAAFADAASGTGGKVILDWTA; encoded by the coding sequence TTGAAGGCGCTGGTCAAGGAGAAGGCGGAGCCCGGGCTCTGGCTGACGGACGTCCCGGAGCCCGCCATCGGTCCCGGTGATGTGCTGATCAAGGTCATGCGGACCGGTATCTGCGGTACCGATCTGCACATCCGGGCCTGGGACGGCTGGGCGCAGCAGGCCATCAGCACCCCGCTGGTGCTCGGCCACGAGTTCGTCGGGCAGGTCGTGGAGACCGGCCGGGACGTCACCGAGATCCGGGTGGGTGACCGGGTCAGCGGCGAGGGCCACCTGGTGTGCGGCAAGTGCCGCAACTGCCTGGCCGGCCGGCGCCACCTGTGCCGTGCCACCGTCGGCCTCGGCGTGGGCCGGGACGGCGCGTTCGCCGAGTACGTCGCGCTGCCCGCCTCCAACGTCTGGGTGCACCGCGTCGCCGTGGACCTCGACGTCGCCGCGATCTTCGACCCGTTCGGCAACGCCGTGCACACCGCGCTGTCGTTCCCGCTGGTCGGCGAGGACGTCCTGATCACCGGCGCCGGCCCGATCGGCCTGATGGCCGCCGCCGTCGCCCGGCACGCCGGCGCCCGCAACGTCGTCGTCACCGACGTCAGCGAGGAGCGCCTGGAGCTCGCCCGGAAGATCGGCGCGACCCTCGCCCTGAACGTCTCCCGGTCCTCGATCGCGGACGGGCAGCGGGAGCTGGGCCTGCGCGAGGGCTTCGACATCGGCCTGGAGATGTCCGGCCGCCCCGAGGCCATGCGGGACATGATCGCCAACATGACGCACGGCGGCCGGATCGCCATGCTCGGCCTGCCCGCCGAGGAGTTCCCGGTGGACTGGGCCCGGATCGTCACCTCGATGATCACCATCAAGGGCATCTACGGCCGCGAGATGTTCGAGACCTGGTACGCGATGTCGGTCCTGCTGGAGGGCGGTCTCGACCTGGCCCCGGTGATCACCGGCCGGTACGGCTACCGCGACTTCGAGGCGGCCTTCGCCGACGCGGCGAGCGGCACGGGCGGCAAGGTCATCCTGGACTGGACCGCGTAA
- a CDS encoding glycine C-acetyltransferase has product MFDSVRDDLRATLDEIRAAGLHKPERVIGSPQSATVAVTAGGRPGEVLNFCANNYLGLADHPAVITAAHQALDRWGYGMASVRFICGTQEVHKELEARLSAFLGQEDTILYSSCFDANGGVFETLLGEEDAVISDALNHASIIDGIRLSKARRFRYANRDLADLEAKLKEATAGGARRKLVVTDGVFSMDGYVAPLSEICDLADRYDAMVMVDDSHAVGFVGPSGRGTPELHGVMDRVDIITGTLGKALGGASGGYVAARAEIVALLRQRSRPYLFSNTLAPVIAAASLQVLDLLESADDLRVRLAENTALFRRRMTEEGFEILPGDHPIAPVMIGDAARAARLAELLLERGVYVIGFSYPVVPQGQARIRVQLSAAHSTEDVDRAVDAFVAARAELEA; this is encoded by the coding sequence ATGTTCGACTCTGTCCGCGACGACCTGCGCGCCACCCTCGACGAGATCCGCGCCGCCGGCCTGCACAAGCCCGAGCGGGTCATCGGCAGCCCCCAGTCCGCGACCGTCGCCGTCACCGCCGGCGGCCGCCCGGGCGAGGTCCTCAACTTCTGCGCCAACAACTACCTCGGCCTCGCCGACCACCCCGCGGTGATCACCGCCGCCCACCAGGCCCTGGACCGGTGGGGCTACGGCATGGCGTCCGTGCGCTTCATCTGCGGCACCCAGGAGGTCCACAAGGAGCTGGAGGCACGCCTGTCCGCGTTCCTCGGCCAGGAGGACACGATCCTCTACTCCTCCTGCTTCGACGCCAACGGCGGTGTCTTCGAGACGCTGCTCGGCGAGGAGGACGCGGTCATCTCCGACGCCCTCAACCACGCCTCCATCATCGACGGCATCCGCCTGTCCAAGGCCCGCCGCTTCCGCTACGCCAACCGGGACCTCGCGGACCTGGAGGCGAAGCTGAAGGAGGCCACCGCGGGCGGCGCCCGGCGCAAGCTGGTGGTCACCGACGGCGTCTTCTCCATGGACGGTTACGTGGCCCCGCTGAGCGAGATCTGCGACCTCGCCGACCGCTACGACGCGATGGTCATGGTCGACGACTCGCACGCCGTCGGCTTCGTCGGCCCCTCCGGCCGCGGCACCCCCGAGCTGCACGGCGTCATGGACCGCGTGGACATCATCACCGGCACCCTCGGCAAGGCCCTCGGCGGCGCCTCCGGCGGCTACGTCGCGGCCCGCGCCGAGATCGTCGCCCTGCTGCGCCAGCGCTCCCGCCCCTACCTGTTCTCCAACACCCTCGCCCCGGTGATCGCCGCCGCCTCCCTCCAGGTCCTCGACCTGCTGGAGTCCGCCGACGACCTGCGGGTCCGGCTCGCCGAGAACACCGCCCTGTTCCGCCGCCGGATGACGGAGGAGGGCTTCGAGATCCTCCCCGGCGACCACCCCATCGCGCCCGTCATGATCGGTGACGCGGCCCGGGCGGCCCGCCTGGCCGAACTCCTGCTGGAGCGCGGGGTGTACGTGATCGGCTTCTCCTACCCGGTCGTCCCGCAGGGCCAGGCCCGCATCCGGGTCCAGCTCTCCGCCGCGCACTCCACCGAGGACGTCGACCGCGCGGTCGACGCGTTCGTCGCCGCGCGGGCCGAGCTGGAGGCCTGA
- a CDS encoding LysR family transcriptional regulator, with the protein MIEARRLHILRAVADHRTVTAAAAALYLTPSAVSQQLTALEQETGHRLVERGARGVRLTQAGEILLSHTNAVLAQLERAEAELAAYGSGEAGTVTVAAFATGIAQVVAPAVARLASTAPGIRIRVQDAEGDASLPMVLDRQVEVAVAVEYRGAPAADDPRLTHVPLYAEPFDAVVPVGHRLADAFEIPLADLGKDLWISPYPGNPCHDVVVLACENAGFQPRFAHSSDDFRAVVALAAADAGVALVPRSALRGMDLAGVVVRPVDGVAPTRRVFAAVRRGAEGHPLIRPVLQALGEAAQA; encoded by the coding sequence ATGATCGAGGCACGGCGGCTCCACATCCTCCGTGCGGTGGCGGACCACCGCACGGTCACCGCGGCGGCCGCCGCGCTCTACCTCACCCCCTCCGCCGTCTCCCAGCAGCTCACCGCCCTGGAGCAGGAGACGGGCCACCGCCTGGTCGAGCGCGGCGCCAGGGGCGTCCGGCTCACCCAGGCGGGGGAGATCCTGCTCAGCCACACCAACGCGGTCCTCGCCCAGCTGGAGCGGGCCGAGGCCGAACTGGCGGCCTACGGTTCTGGGGAGGCGGGCACCGTCACCGTCGCCGCCTTTGCGACCGGCATCGCCCAGGTGGTGGCGCCCGCCGTGGCCCGGCTCGCCTCCACCGCGCCCGGCATACGCATCCGGGTCCAGGACGCCGAGGGCGACGCCAGCCTGCCCATGGTGCTGGACCGGCAGGTGGAGGTCGCCGTCGCCGTCGAGTACCGGGGCGCGCCGGCCGCCGACGACCCCCGGCTCACCCATGTGCCGCTGTACGCCGAGCCGTTCGACGCGGTCGTGCCCGTCGGCCACCGGCTCGCCGACGCCTTCGAGATCCCCCTCGCCGACCTGGGCAAAGACCTCTGGATCAGCCCGTACCCCGGCAACCCCTGCCACGACGTGGTCGTCCTCGCCTGCGAGAACGCCGGGTTCCAGCCGCGCTTCGCGCACTCCTCCGACGACTTCCGCGCCGTGGTCGCGCTCGCCGCCGCGGACGCGGGCGTCGCCCTCGTGCCGCGCTCGGCGCTGCGCGGCATGGACCTGGCGGGCGTGGTCGTCCGCCCGGTCGACGGGGTGGCCCCGACCCGCCGGGTGTTCGCGGCGGTGCGCCGCGGCGCCGAGGGGCACCCGCTGATCCGCCCGGTGCTTCAGGCCCTGGGAGAGGCAGCGCAGGCGTGA
- a CDS encoding helix-turn-helix domain-containing protein — MRNEGPDPVDARLGARLAELRAGRGWSLGELAERSGVSRSTLSRAERAETSATAAVLNRLCHVYGRTMSQLLSEVEAEPAPLVRAADQRVWQDPGAGFTRRSVSPPHPGLRGELVEGRLAPGADLAYDRPPVPGIEQHLWVLDGALEVTVDGTGHPLGAGDCLRMRVFGPTRFRCTGPAAARYALAVVRP, encoded by the coding sequence ATGAGAAACGAGGGTCCCGATCCCGTCGACGCCCGCCTCGGCGCCCGGCTGGCCGAACTCCGGGCCGGCCGCGGCTGGTCGCTCGGTGAGCTGGCCGAGCGCAGCGGGGTGAGCCGGTCCACGTTGTCCCGCGCCGAACGCGCCGAGACCAGTGCCACCGCGGCCGTGCTCAACCGCCTCTGCCACGTCTACGGCCGCACCATGTCCCAGCTGCTCAGCGAGGTGGAGGCGGAACCCGCTCCGCTGGTACGGGCGGCCGACCAGCGGGTCTGGCAGGACCCCGGCGCCGGGTTCACCCGCCGGTCGGTGTCACCGCCGCACCCCGGCCTGCGCGGCGAACTGGTCGAGGGCCGGCTCGCCCCCGGCGCCGACCTCGCCTACGACCGCCCGCCCGTGCCCGGCATCGAGCAGCACCTCTGGGTCCTCGACGGGGCGCTGGAGGTGACCGTCGACGGCACCGGCCACCCGCTCGGCGCCGGCGACTGCCTGCGCATGCGGGTCTTCGGGCCGACGAGGTTCCGCTGCACCGGGCCGGCGGCGGCCCGCTACGCGCTGGCGGTGGTCCGGCCATGA
- a CDS encoding GNAT family N-acetyltransferase yields MRVRRWDEERIRRGGDGLALLLADTVAGGASVGFLAPLTPAAADAWWRERADAVAAGRLQVWVAEDGAGRPAGTVGLAMPDKPNSRHRAELVKLMVHRRARGAGLGRLLLATAEQAAAAAGLTLLHLDTETGSPAERLYRSAGWTRAGTIPDYAANPAGELCPTTLYYKRLAPAAR; encoded by the coding sequence ATGAGGGTGCGGCGCTGGGACGAGGAGCGGATCCGCCGGGGCGGCGACGGACTCGCCCTGCTGCTGGCCGACACCGTGGCTGGCGGCGCCTCGGTCGGCTTCCTCGCCCCGCTCACGCCCGCGGCGGCGGACGCCTGGTGGCGGGAGCGGGCCGACGCCGTCGCGGCCGGCCGGCTGCAGGTGTGGGTGGCCGAGGACGGCGCCGGCCGGCCGGCGGGCACCGTGGGCCTGGCCATGCCCGACAAGCCCAACAGCCGGCACCGGGCCGAACTCGTCAAGCTGATGGTGCACCGCCGGGCGCGCGGCGCCGGCCTCGGCCGGCTGCTCCTCGCCACCGCCGAACAGGCCGCCGCTGCCGCCGGGCTCACCCTCCTGCACCTGGACACCGAGACCGGCAGCCCCGCCGAGCGCCTCTACCGCTCGGCCGGCTGGACCCGCGCCGGCACCATCCCCGACTACGCGGCGAACCCGGCCGGCGAGCTGTGCCCGACGACCCTCTACTACAAGCGCCTGGCCCCGGCCGCGAGGTGA
- a CDS encoding MmcQ/YjbR family DNA-binding protein, whose translation MPDAEDVRRIALSLPDTTEKTAWNMPTFRVAGKMFATLPEDETSLAVRCPKEERDELVLAEPGKFWIAGHEAQFAWVRARLAALEDEDELRDILADSWRQAAPSRLLDDHPELGLPGGR comes from the coding sequence ATGCCGGACGCCGAAGACGTACGCCGAATCGCCCTGTCCCTGCCGGACACCACGGAGAAGACCGCCTGGAACATGCCCACGTTCCGGGTGGCCGGGAAGATGTTCGCCACGCTCCCGGAGGACGAGACGTCCCTCGCCGTGCGCTGCCCGAAGGAGGAGCGCGACGAACTGGTGCTGGCCGAGCCCGGCAAGTTCTGGATCGCCGGTCACGAGGCCCAGTTCGCCTGGGTCAGGGCCCGGCTCGCCGCCCTGGAGGACGAGGACGAGCTGCGTGACATCCTCGCCGACTCCTGGCGGCAGGCCGCGCCGTCCCGACTCCTGGACGACCACCCCGAGTTGGGCCTGCCCGGCGGCCGCTGA
- a CDS encoding MASE1 domain-containing protein — MTGARQERYRRAALTALESGVLAALYYGSAEAGLLQQLVRGQVTPLWPPSGIAVAALLLRGPRLWPGIALGAFLANITLGPSTGAVLAITAGNTLAPLCSYALLRRAGFHNRLDRLRDALALIFLGAFPGMLVSATVGTGTLVLAGVLHTRAFWPTWSVWWTGDAMGVLVVTPVLLVLSRARLPKGVPAARWLEAGLLVAATTGVGLLETTNTPLVFLGFPLLIWAAFRFQLAGAAPCALAVSTFAIMAATGSKGPFARHDLVTNMITLQAFNASAALTALLLSAVISERDQTQREIAQACGRLADMVSRIAASEQLTVLPDDEVTGRRTSPAPLDPERTPPSGDGQARGSDERPSPHP, encoded by the coding sequence ATGACTGGCGCGCGGCAGGAACGGTACCGGCGCGCCGCCCTGACCGCCCTGGAGAGCGGCGTCCTCGCGGCGCTCTACTACGGCTCGGCCGAGGCGGGGCTGCTCCAGCAGCTCGTGCGCGGGCAGGTCACGCCGCTGTGGCCGCCGAGCGGCATCGCGGTGGCCGCCCTGCTGCTGCGGGGGCCGCGGCTGTGGCCCGGCATCGCGCTCGGGGCGTTCCTGGCCAACATCACGCTGGGCCCGTCGACCGGGGCCGTACTGGCGATCACCGCGGGCAACACGCTCGCGCCCCTGTGCAGCTACGCGCTGCTGCGGCGGGCGGGGTTCCACAACCGTCTCGACCGCCTGCGGGACGCGCTCGCGCTGATCTTCCTCGGCGCGTTCCCCGGCATGCTCGTCAGCGCCACGGTGGGCACCGGGACCCTCGTCCTCGCCGGTGTGCTGCACACCCGCGCCTTCTGGCCGACGTGGTCGGTGTGGTGGACCGGTGACGCGATGGGCGTCCTGGTGGTCACCCCGGTCCTGCTGGTGCTGAGCAGGGCGCGCCTGCCGAAGGGCGTGCCGGCGGCCCGGTGGCTGGAGGCCGGCCTGCTGGTGGCGGCCACCACCGGGGTCGGGCTGCTGGAGACCACGAACACCCCCCTGGTGTTCCTGGGCTTCCCGCTGCTGATCTGGGCCGCCTTCCGCTTCCAGCTCGCCGGGGCCGCGCCCTGCGCGCTCGCCGTGTCGACCTTCGCGATCATGGCCGCCACCGGGAGCAAGGGCCCGTTCGCCCGGCACGACCTGGTCACCAACATGATCACGCTGCAGGCGTTCAACGCGTCGGCTGCGCTGACCGCGCTGCTGCTCTCGGCCGTCATCAGCGAGCGCGACCAGACGCAGCGGGAGATCGCCCAGGCGTGCGGCCGGCTCGCCGACATGGTCAGCCGGATCGCCGCCAGCGAGCAGCTGACCGTGCTCCCCGACGACGAGGTCACGGGACGCCGTACGAGCCCGGCGCCCCTGGACCCGGAACGCACACCCCCGAGCGGTGACGGCCAGGCCCGCGGAAGCGACGAAAGGCCGTCTCCTCATCCCTGA
- a CDS encoding GAF domain-containing SpoIIE family protein phosphatase, which yields MARDRGRPPVEPSLPGLHLRLRSELGRIDDQLRSLLSSMDRLQGLLDAVVAISREVELPAVLHRIVTTAMELVGARYGALGVLDASGDRLEQFISAGLSQRERDDLAEAGLPRGLGVLGHLIRHPEPLRVDDIPAHPSSTGFPPGHPCLRTLLGVAISVRGEIYGDLYLAERRDGQPFDQHDETVVVALAGAAAIAIENVRLFERVRVGAEQFQRLLLPVVPDLRPFAAAAIYRPAAEPSQLGGDWYDVIPLPHDVVAVVIGDVVGHDLEAAASMAATRNMLRALLFDLTSSPGAVLTQLDRTLAALTDAPVTTTTLARFEPEGTGRRLHWSTAGHVPPLLITDEGEVELLLAEPGLPLGVDPEQPRPDHSRLLPPAATLVFFTDGLVEHPAHPIDESLADLAKLVAASASLPLPDLVRALADHHPSDGHDDMAILAVRTPPAEPPPT from the coding sequence ATGGCGAGAGACAGGGGCAGACCACCGGTGGAGCCCTCGCTCCCCGGCCTGCACCTGCGCCTGCGTTCCGAACTGGGCCGCATCGACGACCAGTTGCGCTCCCTGCTCTCCTCCATGGACCGCCTCCAGGGCCTGCTGGACGCGGTGGTGGCCATCAGCCGCGAGGTGGAGCTGCCCGCGGTGCTGCACCGGATCGTGACCACCGCCATGGAGCTGGTGGGCGCCCGCTACGGCGCCCTGGGCGTGCTCGACGCCTCCGGCGACCGTCTGGAGCAGTTCATCTCCGCCGGGCTGTCGCAGCGCGAACGCGACGATCTGGCCGAGGCCGGACTGCCCCGCGGCCTCGGCGTCCTCGGCCATCTGATCCGCCACCCCGAACCGCTGCGGGTGGACGACATCCCGGCCCATCCGTCCTCCACCGGCTTCCCGCCCGGGCACCCGTGCCTGCGCACCCTGCTCGGCGTCGCCATCAGCGTGCGCGGCGAGATCTACGGCGACCTCTACCTCGCCGAGCGGCGCGACGGGCAGCCCTTCGACCAGCACGACGAGACCGTGGTCGTCGCCCTGGCCGGGGCCGCCGCCATCGCCATCGAGAACGTCCGCCTGTTCGAACGGGTGCGCGTCGGGGCCGAGCAGTTCCAGCGGCTCCTGCTGCCCGTCGTGCCCGATCTCAGGCCCTTCGCCGCCGCCGCCATCTACCGGCCCGCCGCCGAACCCAGTCAGCTCGGCGGCGACTGGTACGACGTCATCCCGCTCCCGCACGACGTGGTCGCGGTGGTCATCGGTGACGTGGTCGGCCACGACCTCGAGGCGGCCGCCTCCATGGCCGCCACCCGCAACATGCTGCGCGCCCTGCTGTTCGACCTGACCAGTTCGCCGGGCGCCGTCCTCACCCAGCTCGACCGCACCCTGGCCGCCCTCACGGACGCCCCCGTCACGACCACCACCCTCGCCCGCTTCGAACCGGAGGGCACGGGCCGGCGCCTGCACTGGAGCACCGCGGGCCACGTACCGCCGCTGCTGATCACCGACGAGGGCGAGGTGGAGCTGCTGCTCGCGGAGCCGGGCCTGCCGCTCGGGGTCGACCCCGAGCAGCCGCGCCCCGACCACTCCCGCCTGCTGCCCCCGGCCGCCACGCTGGTCTTCTTCACCGACGGACTGGTCGAACACCCGGCCCACCCCATCGACGAGAGCCTGGCCGACCTCGCGAAGCTGGTGGCGGCCAGTGCCTCGCTCCCCCTGCCGGACCTGGTCCGTGCCCTGGCCGACCACCACCCGAGCGACGGCCACGACGACATGGCCATCCTGGCCGTCCGCACCCCACCGGCGGAACCGCCCCCGACGTGA
- a CDS encoding membrane protein, with product MSTEHVLDRRPGGHARDRVRTTANKVPEVTAYFWIIKVLTTGMGETASDWLAHLLGPVPAVGLGGLGLVAALVLQFAVRRYVAWIYWTAIVMVSVFGTMAADILHVGLGIPYTLSTPLFMIALAAVFALWYAAERTLSIHAINTRRREVFYWAAVLATFALGTAAGDLTATVGLGYLGSAVLFGAAICVPALAHRAGVLGAVPAFWTAYVITRPLGASIADWMALAPHRGGLGLGLGPVTLSWTVAILALVGHLAVTRRDVRTA from the coding sequence ATGAGCACAGAGCACGTCCTCGACCGCCGGCCCGGCGGCCATGCCCGTGACCGCGTCCGGACGACCGCGAACAAGGTGCCCGAGGTCACCGCGTACTTCTGGATCATCAAGGTCCTCACCACCGGCATGGGCGAGACCGCGTCCGACTGGCTGGCGCACCTCCTCGGTCCGGTTCCCGCGGTCGGTCTCGGCGGACTCGGCCTCGTGGCCGCGCTCGTGCTCCAGTTCGCCGTCCGCCGGTACGTGGCGTGGATCTACTGGACGGCGATCGTCATGGTCAGCGTGTTCGGCACGATGGCCGCCGACATCCTGCACGTCGGCCTGGGCATCCCGTACACCCTCTCGACGCCCCTGTTCATGATCGCCCTGGCCGCCGTGTTCGCCCTCTGGTACGCCGCGGAGCGGACCCTGTCGATCCACGCCATCAACACCCGCCGCCGCGAGGTGTTCTACTGGGCCGCCGTCCTCGCCACGTTCGCGCTCGGCACCGCCGCCGGCGACCTCACCGCGACCGTCGGCCTCGGCTACCTGGGCTCGGCCGTCCTGTTCGGCGCGGCGATCTGCGTCCCGGCCCTCGCCCACCGGGCGGGCGTCCTGGGCGCGGTGCCCGCGTTCTGGACGGCGTACGTCATCACCCGACCGCTGGGTGCCTCGATCGCCGACTGGATGGCCCTGGCGCCGCACCGGGGCGGCCTGGGACTCGGCCTCGGCCCGGTGACGCTGTCCTGGACGGTGGCCATCCTCGCCCTGGTCGGCCACCTCGCGGTGACCCGCCGGGACGTACGGACCGCCTGA
- a CDS encoding NUDIX hydrolase family protein: MTETTPGWLTTDELEMARARMPILYVEAVPVRVDDSGEVTSIGLLLRIGPDGTVSRTLVSGRVLHHERVRDALLRHLEKDLGPVALPRVPSSLQPFTVAEYFPTAGVTPYHDPRQHAVSLAYVVPVTGDCRPRQDALDLVWFSPQEAASAAVQGEMPGGHGVLLKQALAHVGVVS, encoded by the coding sequence ATGACCGAAACCACGCCCGGCTGGCTGACCACGGACGAGCTGGAAATGGCCAGGGCCCGTATGCCGATCCTGTACGTCGAGGCCGTGCCCGTGCGCGTGGACGACAGCGGCGAAGTCACGAGCATCGGACTGCTGCTGCGCATCGGCCCGGACGGAACGGTCAGCCGGACCCTGGTCTCCGGCCGCGTCCTGCACCACGAGCGGGTCCGCGACGCGCTGCTGCGCCACTTGGAGAAGGACCTCGGCCCGGTCGCGCTGCCCCGGGTGCCCTCCTCGCTGCAGCCGTTCACGGTCGCCGAGTACTTCCCGACGGCCGGCGTCACGCCGTACCACGACCCCCGTCAGCACGCGGTGTCCCTCGCCTACGTCGTCCCGGTCACCGGCGACTGCCGGCCCCGGCAGGACGCGCTGGACCTCGTGTGGTTCAGCCCCCAGGAGGCCGCCTCGGCGGCGGTGCAGGGGGAGATGCCGGGCGGGCACGGGGTGCTGCTGAAGCAGGCGCTCGCGCACGTGGGCGTGGTGTCCTGA
- a CDS encoding amidohydrolase family protein: MTVPAAGPVHEFLRALPLVDHHCHGVSTADLPPGRFEPLLTEGGAWPGVSPFDTPVGVAVRRHCAPLLDLPRHAPAADYLARRSDLGPHEVNRRFLTAAHVEALCVDTGYTPHPGTSPAELAGAAGATAHEVVRLERVAEELAARGVTAGAYAAGFRAAAEDAVHRPGVVAVKSVAAYRTGFALDPERPAAAEVTRAAGRWLARGGRLTDPVLVRHLLWTAVDLGLPLQLHTGFGDADLRLHHADPALLTDWLRLTAGTVPVLLLHCWPYHRQAAYLAAVFERVHLDVGLTLHHTGPARARAVLEEALEITPFRKLLYSSDAYGVAEFHHLGALSFRQGLAGMLQARVDADELSLSDALRIAAWTGRDNARRLYGLPENDPARD; the protein is encoded by the coding sequence CTGACCGTGCCCGCCGCAGGCCCCGTCCACGAGTTCCTCCGGGCGCTGCCCCTGGTCGACCACCACTGCCACGGCGTGTCCACGGCCGACCTGCCGCCCGGGCGGTTCGAGCCGCTGCTCACCGAGGGCGGGGCCTGGCCCGGCGTCTCCCCCTTCGACACCCCGGTCGGCGTGGCCGTGCGCCGGCACTGCGCGCCCCTGCTCGACCTGCCCCGGCACGCGCCCGCCGCCGACTACCTGGCCCGGCGCTCCGACCTCGGCCCCCACGAGGTCAACCGGCGCTTCCTGACCGCCGCGCACGTCGAGGCCCTCTGCGTCGACACCGGGTACACCCCGCACCCCGGCACCTCCCCCGCCGAACTGGCCGGGGCGGCCGGTGCCACCGCCCACGAGGTGGTCCGCCTCGAACGGGTCGCCGAGGAACTGGCGGCGCGCGGGGTGACGGCAGGCGCGTACGCGGCCGGGTTCCGGGCCGCCGCCGAGGACGCCGTACACCGGCCGGGCGTGGTCGCCGTGAAGTCGGTGGCCGCCTACCGCACCGGCTTCGCCCTCGACCCCGAACGCCCGGCGGCCGCGGAGGTGACCCGGGCCGCGGGACGCTGGCTCGCGCGCGGCGGACGCCTGACCGACCCGGTCCTGGTGCGGCACCTGCTGTGGACCGCCGTCGACCTGGGCCTGCCGCTGCAACTGCACACCGGCTTCGGCGACGCCGACCTGCGGCTGCACCACGCCGACCCCGCCCTGCTCACCGACTGGCTGCGCCTGACGGCGGGCACCGTCCCGGTCCTGCTGCTGCACTGCTGGCCGTACCACCGTCAGGCCGCCTACCTGGCTGCGGTGTTCGAGCGCGTCCACCTGGACGTCGGCCTGACCCTGCACCACACCGGCCCGGCCCGCGCCCGGGCGGTCCTGGAGGAGGCACTGGAGATCACCCCGTTCCGCAAACTGCTGTACAGCTCCGACGCCTACGGCGTGGCCGAGTTCCACCACCTGGGCGCGCTGTCCTTCCGGCAGGGACTGGCCGGAATGCTCCAAGCCCGGGTGGACGCCGACGAGTTGAGCCTGTCCGACGCCCTGCGCATCGCGGCCTGGACGGGCCGCGACAACGCCCGCCGGCTGTACGGACTGCCCGAGAACGATCCGGCCCGCGACTGA